The genomic region gctgggattttacaaaaacaaaacaaacaaacaaacaaaagagagcCAAATTTCCGAGACACATGATAAAACTATGAGTATTGCAGCACTGGAGGGTCCTCCTTTCCTTCCTAAGGGGTAGTTGAGGATGCTCAGAACTATGTAGGAAGCTACTGGTACCTTGCAGTATCAGGCCTATTGTCTAGACACATTCCAAATTATGTGTGATGACAGCTAGAATCTGCCCATCAGTTTGGTTTGCATTTATGTTACAATTATATGAACCAGGTGCAATAGACATGCCTTAGGGCCATGTTACTAAGACATTCTTAAGTAAACCAAATGTTTCACATTAATTTTACTGTAGATGTGCAAGAGTTATTTGGTTGAGATCAATGCAAATTTTTCAGTGAAGTTGGCCTTATTAGTTCCGGCAGCTGAATTTCAGCCTTGTTTCCAAAGTTTCAATCAGACATTTTGTTTGCTGCAGAAATTTCAAGCATTAGATGGCACAAAGAAAACAATAAATACCATTAgctcttgacttcaatgagagttctgCCCAAAAAGCACTCCTGTGATCATCTTCAATAATGCAAGCGTGGGAGAGTTAGGCTGGCCATGTCTGGGTGGGGAAGACCCTCAGAGCTGAGATTTTGTAGGTCGGGTGATAGTGTGTGGCACAGGAGAGGATAGAGTCAGTCAGCATTCCACAGCATGTTGTCCTGCAGACCACACAGATACCACCAATGGGAGTTAATGCTGTCCCAAGCAGCACTAACTGCTATGGCATCTGTCCTAAGGTTTGTGTTAAGGAGCTGCATGGGAAGCAGCCAATGGTGCCATTGCTCCTGGGACggctgagccaaagcccattgaaatcaatggggtcaGCATGAAGGTTTGGAGGCCCATGCCTTTTGCCTCTTCTACAACCCCCAAACCCTTCCCCTCTGAGGAGAGTATTAGAAGGAAACTCCATAAGTGTCCCATCATGGGGTTGCATGGCCCTCTCCTATAGGTTTTCTATGGGAGATTGCAATTTAGGACTGAACAAGGATTATAAGGTATGAATAGAAAATAAAGCAGTGCATGAAGAAGATGTAGGTATGTACTAGAAATCTGGCAGGTATCACCTGCCAGTTTTATATGTTCTGTGCCTGGGGTTTAGTATTTATTCCCCTCATGGAATGGCATTCTCATATTTCTTAGCATGATAGTCTGCAGGGTCCATGCTGTGCAGTTAGGAGAGGAGAATTAATATTTATACCCTTGTACAATTATTGCTGGCAGACAAAATGCCAGATGCCagctacaatttatttttaatggaatttatacatatttatatatttgtaaGTGATAAATGCCCCCATTTTAAAGCTGGCACATTTTTGCAGTGTCCAGGAAATTTGCAGCTTTATATCAGGACTTCGCAACTTGTGACTGTTTAATAACATTTAGTTACAAATCCATGTTCCAAATTTTTGTCCAGGGCATCAAGGCAtagatcctcaaagctatttagttgTCCAACTAGTTAcacacttaaatacctttaaggatctggacTCCAATGTCTACTTGACACAGTGAATAGAGCCAAATATGTACAATAAgtgtaaatatatataaacaatgTTGTACACTAAGGTGGAATTTTCAGACATGCAGCCTTCACCCAACTCTGCTGTACTAAAGtcagactcccattgattttactgggagcagagttaggccaatgctcaatccttttgaaaatcccacaccaGGAATACGAAATAAAAGAGCTCCCCTCAAACACTTACCAACAATATTGAGTTTTTACTTCACATATTTTTTCTAGTTAGACTTTTGTGAAGGTTATTTACCTTGCTGCTGATCAAAGTAGGGGGAACTGTTCACTAAATCATATATCTGACTCTCACATGTGTGATAGCCTCAAATTTAAGAAATACAGTGGctacatttaaaatgtgttaatgCCTAACATGAAGATCTATTCTACAACTTCCCCCACAGTTCCTCCACTATCTTTAGTGAGGTAAAAATAACCACCCAGAAAATATTCATTATAAACCAATGAAAATACATTATAAAccaatgaaaaataattaatataGTTGGTATGGGAAATAGATTATTTCCCCCGGTGATTAGATTTGTGTAATAATGGCTTCTGTTCCAAGTGAAGAGCTCTAGTCCAAACATCACTTTAATCCTGGCACAAGCTGAGTTTTTTTTGAAGATGAATATGTTTCTTTcagtcatgatttttttaaaaatattcagtatTTATTACTCTTTAGAAACATTTTTGATTGAGAATTGCACAGACTGGTCTCTCTGTAAAGATGAGTGGTGTGTGGAAATACTGTGGTTGTTTATTGTCCCTGGAACTTTTGTGAGTCCAAAATGAAATCTATCATTAAATGTTCTATGTCCCAAGTATTTATTAGTCCACTACTAGTGGCCACTTTGATTTTAGAGCTGAATTGAAATCTAGGAAATTTTAGGAAATACTTCAGCCATGGAATTTAATCACCTAGCCCATTTTTGATTTTCCAACTTGTGCAGGAAATAATGAACTTACCACTACTTTTATCAAATCTAAGGACTTGTGTACATGGCACAACAAAGCACGCTAGAGAGAAATAGTGAATAGTGGAGTGCTGTAACATGTGGtgctctaactgccccatgtagactCTTCTGCCATGAACTAAAAGGTAGCCGATTAACTAGGTACCTTTCAGTGTGTGCCAGCATGGCCTATATGGGGTAGTAAGAGCACAGAAGATTAGACCACTCTACAAATCACATCCCTCTGGAGAACTTGGCCACACATACAGACAAACTTTAAATGTAGGCAGTGACCCTGATTCTGATCCCCTTTATCCAGGTTTTCCACTCACTAGTTTAACTAATTTTTTACTTCATTGAAGTCATTCCTGATTTAGAGCAGAAacagagagatcagaatcaggcccagtgtgaaCCAGGGCCAAATTCTACAGGGCTTACTTCACTGAGCAGGCTGACTGATGTCAATGAACTACTCATCTCAGCAGAGTAGGTGGAATTTGACCCCAGTTATTTTAGATTACAATATGCTAGGGAAATAAAATGACACTAGGGCCAAATAATATGTTATGAGTTGGCCTCAGTTACACTGGAGTAGCTCCATTTGCTCCAACAGAGTTATTGTTGATTTATAAGAATCCATGTAAGAACAGAAGCAAACCCCATTAATAAGATTTTGCCAAATACCATTTCCATAACACAAATAATTGCTGCTATATGTTCTGATTCTGGGCCAGATAATTTCCTGGTCGGTGTGCTGAGATTTTCCCTTCTCGTGTGCAAAAGGGTGGAGTTGGTGGGTTAGCCAACTCCACAGTAACATCCTATTATTTTCTTGGACACTAGGGCGAGCACTCTGAGGGTTGGCATTCATGCAGGAGGAAGGGCACTGATTGGGTGTGctgcggggtggggagtgggcagcCCCATGTTGGATCACTGCACATCAACCCAGCCTCCCTCTGATCTCACAGATTACTTGAGAAAGGCAATACCTTGTATTAGCTTTCTTGTAGAATTTCCCCCTTTAAGGGGAGGTCAGAAGTAGCTGTGGCCAGGGATGCTCCTTGCAGCCATGCCACTAGGGAGTGTGGATGAGGAACTGGAGCTATAGAGACAGTGGAGGCAGCACTACTGTAGATGCTAGGGGAATCCTTAGGTGTGTGGGCAGGCCCACAGCTCAGTTAATTCTGTGTCTGGACAAACAATACTGGCAAAACTCAGAAAACTCTCCTTGAGTTTTCTTCCAATTTAGCCCACTTCCATGGGCTTTACCATTGGAAAGGGCTGTCCAGGCTCCTGAGAGAGGCTGAACCTacaactcctgctgaagtcaatggatgaaATTGTGCTCTGATTACATCGGTGTAAATCCTACTTACTCCATTAAACTAAATGGTGCTATGGCAGGTTTACATTGGTGGAATTCAGCTTAAAGAGTATGGCCCAGTGAGAGTTGATCAACCCCTCTCAGGGGTTCATAACTTTGTGGATTTTATGATAGCAGATGGAGTTGCGTGAAcattatttgttttcattttcattagTATGGCAGATGAAAATAATGAACTTTTGGGCAATACTGCACTTCTAATTATAATTGGTTACTGGGAAATGTGCCTTTATTATGAAATAGCATAATTCTGCTTGTGTAGCAAACCCTTAGAGCATTTAACTTAATTACTAAGGATCTgagcctgttcccattgaaaacaGAGTACAAACTCCCTTTGACTGCAACAGAGTCAAAGCCTATCATATTTGGTTGACATTTTGTTTGTGTAAATACAGCGCTTTCAAGCATGACTTTTATAATTTAACTAAGTTTGCTATACAAACACAAATTCTTGTTCCATTTCTTTGAAAGGTGACTGCTACATCATAACTTTGGTTCAAaggtttgaatttaaaaaaaagttttctaaaatgtttatggtacttaatgattttaaaatactgtaacgCTGTAAGACTGTTGGCAATAACAACTCTTGTGAAAGCTCTTTTCCTTAGGTGGTTTGTTTTGTAGTCTGGAACAAAAATAAAGGCTCCAGTTCATGAAACAATGAGCGTGAAGCGTGTATTTCTTGTGTGGATTTTCCTCTGTGTACAACAAATCAGCTACAGACTGAGAGTCTGATTCTGATCCCACATAAGTACAACGCTTGGCCCAGTGCAGACCCAGCTATTTGGGCTGCATTCGAAGATATTCTTTGCTGTTTGGGGTGAAAGAATTAAGGATGGATTCCTCCACAGCACCTGTGTCCCATCATCACTGCCAATCCCCTAGTTTCCCTGCCCCTAAATCCCCACTCTGTTTGCACTGCCAGGTGGGTTTCCTAAATCCAGGCTCCCCTATCTACAGTAGAGCCATGCTGGTTCTCCAGTGGGCAGTGCTCTGAATTCCCATGAAGAACAGAGCTAGATTTATCCATTTGTGTATAACTGCCTCATATATTGTAATATTGGCTATTGCATAGGCATGCACAGGCTGAATAGCTAGCTTTAAAATGAGCACAGTGCTGAGCTGCAGGAAGTGTGAGTCTGAATGATGAGTTTCCTCTCCATTGGAATCCACTGCCAGAATCAGGGGGAGAGAGCAGGGTTGAGTGGAAGGTTGCCATGTCAACCCAGCACCATGAGGCCCCAAACAGTTGAATGGCTTATGTAACTTGTAGATGGGGCTAACTCAAATAGTTTCTTAGAATGGAATTGGGCTTTTACGCTCAGGCTTATGGACATGTATGTGGGTTTTGGCTACGACAGTAGAACCTCCGAGTTATGAATactagagttacaaactgaccagtcaaccacacacctcatttggaacctgaagtacacaatcaggcagtagcagagccaaaaaaaaaaaaaaaaagcaaatacagtacagttctgtgttaaatgtaaactactaaaaaagaataaagggaaaacagcatttttcttgtgcatagtaaagtttcaaagctgtattaagtcaatgttcagttgtaaacttctgaaaggACAActgtaatgttttgttcagagttacaaacatttcagagttaatgCCTGAGGTGTTTTTAACTGACATTCTACTGTATATATTTTCATTCTTATTTCAGATCTAAGTATGGAGACACACATAACATTCTAAACTTGAGGCATGGGGTAAGTTTCACTGCCCTGCACTTTAAGCAACAGGGGGAGGGTGTTGTCTGGCTGGCCAGGAGAAGAGGGCAATGCTTTCGGgcttggtggggggggaaggagacatAAAACTGCTGGAAAAGCAGTCAGCATGGTGGATGAATCACTAcctaggaatgaggggtttaaaaaggtcagccTGGGCCTGGACCCTCCCCTCATCACTTGGAACAGGCTAGGCAGCACCCACTCTCCCTCCCTATTTAGGTCAGAAATATGCCGGTGATTAGCTATATCTGCGGTGGGCATTATGCTAGCTGCCCCATtaatgggggctgggaaggaatttttcccttatgACCATACTGGCCAGGTGcagtgggtttttttgccttcctcgcaGCAGGTTCAGGTGGGCTCTGTTCATGCATAGCATGATGGGCGGTAGGCCATATGTCGCTACTCTTTATTTAGTGTATAGCGGATGTTCAGTACAGGTACTCCATAAACTAAGGCACAAAAGAACAGATAAATGGCTTGGGAAAGGAATTAAGGAGAGGTGCTTGGTAATTGAGTGagctgggggcagttggggactcccctgattggtacagcagggagccaaccacCCATAAttatagtccaccttaacccCTCCTACGAGGGGGGGCGGTCGGTAAGGTCCCagcaagggaattgctggagaTACCtagatgaaggggggggggaaagctggtggaagcccctccccctctggaaTTGGAGGTTTCCCGCAGTGGATCTGCTGGAGGGACATGAACtgaaaggtgggggagggggactgaaaAAAGCACACACACCCCCGGTGAATTGTGGGGGGTTTCACCTGCACTGTACATTTTATCCACCAggttagtcccagacatctaataataaagttgtggcctgattaaacacATATCTAATGTCTTCTGTCATTCtttccacatagccagacaacaGCCACACTGCTTTCCCTCATACTAATGGGAGTTGAGTTGCTAAAGCCCTTCCTGTTTACAATAGCTGAGAATGCAGCTTTTGGGCTGGGGAAGACTGgtcatttaaacaaacatttagaagAACCAGGTAACAGAAGGACtttagcaaacatttttaatgACACTCATTTCAAGAGAGCTGTCCAAGACCGGGAGAGTATAACCACACATCACTCCAAGATGTAAAGAGGTAAACCATGAAACTACAATACAGCCACAGTTCAGCTTATAATGAATACACATACAAATCCTACAGCTTTGATTCACTTCATAGTCACAGTTCAGTCTCCTATGTCATTACACTTGTTTTCTTGCCATTCTTTGCCAAGGTTTTCTTTCAAGTGGCTAATAAATTGTAACTCACTGCTTTGGGCAGTCTCTATTTTATACAAGTCATTTCATATTTATTGGTATCTTCACAGTTGCTGCAAAATCAGCCTCTTTCTTTTTACAGCTGTCAAAAGACTACTGCTGATATTTTTAACACGTAGACTCTTACCTTGCACTTGACAATGAAAAGGCAAAACAGTATATGTTGAAAGGCTTTGCTACATACATTACACGGTTTATGCACTGTACATACTTGGACATATTCTTTAAACACAGCTGCTTTAATTAAGATAGAAAAAAACTAAGCACCAGTTTTTGTAAATTGTGAATTAATAAGGGTTATGATTGTTTGAGGATTACAATACCTTACTTAGTGATTTCCTGCCATTGTAGGGGCTTTAGGCAGTGGTGCACCTCTTCTTTCCCTATGGCACATAagagtctagtctcctgtgggctgtaatactttggtctaattttggttgttgaatttaatgtgtgggtgctgggtggggtgggggactgtGATATACAGCCActgagactagatgatctggtggtcccttctggtcttaaccTCTATGACTCTAATGCTTGgtttaattaatttaaactgggattttcaaatagGTCCAAGGGAGCTAGGTGCTCAACtgctattgaaagtcaatgggagctaatTCGAGCACTAATTCACATAGGTCCCTTTGAAAAATCCTAGCCTTAAAGCACAATTCATTTATACTTGTGTGTGAATCAGGCATGCTACACTGACTTCAAGCAATCTATGCtgatttagaccagctgaggctctgggccCATATATTTATGAGTTGTTAATCACAATGGACCAGACTATCTCCTCTTGGGAGAATGCATTTGGAAGGGGACAGCAGGGCAGGAAAAGTCCACAAAGTCCTCAGAGGGGATAGATTTGGGGTGCCAAGATGGGTGCAGAGGGACTGGTCCCCAGTGGACTCATGGGCAGTCATCCCACATCCAGAGGAACAAACTCTGATATCCCTTCTCTTGTACAGCATGACGCCAAACGAACAGTTCTGCATGAGCTGGATCTGTCCCTAGAAGCTGTTAATATAGCTTCACGCTGTACTAGCTCCTGGATGGAACTCTAGAGGTTCTGAAAGTATTTTGTCATGGTCCATTGCCTTTTAAAAGGAAGCCTGCTTTAACTGTGGAAGAATGCCACTTTGTAGAGATTTTCACAGATTAACATACTGTTTGCAATATACAGTATTTAAAATGTAAGTAAAAATACATGCATTGAAAAAGTACCTACACTTGATATATGTGTGAATTGTTAGATCACATTTTAACTACCTTGAATAACAAACATATATACTCACTGTCAATGGTTATTTGCTACAGTTTgcttaaaataaactaaaaaaattTGGCCACAGCCCTAGTGATCATTCTGTTACTATGCAAACATGAGCAATCTGTGGTTACTGGTTGCAAGAAAAACTACTGAGTAGACATAGCATCTTCATCTGCTCAGTTCAGGATTACTACTtcatacattttcaaacatactaTTTGAAATTTCTACATATTTGTATAATCTGTATTATTGCATTATATACTGTAATACTATGCGTAGCATAATACAAAGTTTTGCCATACAATTACTATTTAATAAAGAAATGTACAAATATACAGTTATTTATACCACATACATGTAAGGCTATTAACATAATAGCAAGATATGTATAGAGAAATATAATGCACTTTGTATAATGTAAGTAACCTTTGTCCCAATTAACAATAAACAGGATAGTAGGATATGTATAATAGCTGACCTTTCTTGTAGGTGATGTAGATGTACTGTAAGATCAGACTTTACCAAATACACTGATGTCATACATGTAATAATGATACACAAGAATTTTGTGCAGACTGTTGGGTAGTAGAAAAAGCTTTCCTGAGTCAGATCTTTTACAGAattaaaacccaaaccaaaacaagtCATGTGATAAATAGACACTCAGTTAAATAAGTGGTTAGTATTTTCCCCTATGATTTAAGTTATGATTTAAGTGCATGAAAAATGAAAGTTTGTAATTGAATCCTAAAAAGCCATAGATGAGTCCTTGACTTGCTGAGTCCTTCATTTGCACAAGTTTCCATTCTGAAATGGTGATTTATCTTTTTCAGTTATACTTGAGGGAACACTAATCTGTGGGAAATCATCCTTTGGTTTCTGTGCATTGCTGCTGCTAGACTTACTTCGGCTTTGATCTGGAGTGGGCTGAATAGGTAAAGATCTAGACACATTGGTCTTCACTAGACAGCCACAAACAAGGCGAAAGAAAGCCCGACGCATTTCCTTGCTGGCTAACGTATAGATGATGGGATTCATTGCAGAATTGAGGACAGCCAAAGCAATGAACCAGTCAGCCTTGTATAAAATGGCACACTCTTTTACTCTGCAGGCTACATCTATAAGCAACAGAATAAATAATGGAGACCAACAGGCAATGAAAACACCAACTACAATAACAACTGTCCTAAGTAGTGCCATAGATCTCTCTGAGTTACTATGATTAGTGACGTTACGGCTACTGGATTTTACCAGTATGTAAATACGTGCATAAAGGATAACAATTGCCACCAAAATGGCTATGAAGATACTTATGCAAAATACAACATATTTCTTGGAATAAAGAGGCAAAATTGTTGAGCAGTCTGGTAAATTGTTGATACAGTTCCAGCCGAGGATTGGTAAGGCACCCAGGGAAATCGAGATAAGCCAACATGTTCCAATAAGAAGGAAGACTCTGTACTTTTTATTTGCATCATAAGGCCTCATTTTAATCATAGTTAAATGTCTCTCAATGGCTATGGCTAATAAGCTTAAAGTGGAAGCTCCTAGGGCAACAAACATACTTCCTTCCCTAATAAACCAGATTGTGTAGGACAGGCTCAGAGTTCTTTTTCCAGACATAAGAATGTTTACTATGTAAACAATTCCAGCCAACAGATCACAGAGAGCTAGATTGCCAATAAAAAAGTACATACGGTTGTGAAATTTGTTATTTTTCCATATGGCAATCAACACCATCAAGTTTTCCAGGACTATGAAACTACATATGATCAGAAATGAAACAGTTGTTAACCCTATGTGATCAGTTGCCTTTTCTTTTAGAATAAGTTTCCCTGTATAATTATAATGTAGCACGATTAGAGAGTCAGATTCTTCATTTTCTGGAGGGGTGAACGTAGCAACAAATGGCATGGTAACTGTTGCCATAatttgtgttgttttttaaaatcatgaaagTTTAATTCCAATATCTTTCCACAAGAGGGAGCTCAAGTCACATTCCCGAACGCAGTTTGCTGAGTCGTTTAAAGATGCCCCAGGCTTCGGTAGTTGTTGCATGTCAACATCCAGCAGTGGCAGCGAAACCAAGAACCTGGTGGAGAAAAAAAGTCAATAGAGTCAATATCACTGTCTTTATATAAAGGAAATCCTATGTATATGCCTTGTAATAATATATACCGGGGGGAACATTAAATATATACCAAGGACTGGCATTACAGTGGGTTTGATCATTTGGTATCTGAAAGCCAACCATCTACTAACTAAAAGTTTAGGCATGTACTTTGATTATAATTCTgctgatgaaaaaaaaaagagttaaatgGAGGGTATTGACTCCCTGGGCCACTGAAGAGGTACAAAATGACTTTGCACCATCTCTAAAGTGTTGATGAGCATGGGAGAATCCAGAGGTGGTGATGAGGCAGCTTGGGATAGGATGGGAATATTCTGGGACAGGTCAAGAGTGTGACAGGGTCTAGGCAGCGGTGCTTGAATGCTATGTGCTCTGCTGATGTCTAACCAGTGGAACATCCCTGTGACTGTTATAAGTGGCTGTGGGAGCTGTTTTGGTCCCTGGCAGCCCTAGGATTAAGAAAGGTATAAAGGTGGATTTTAGCCACTTGTGCTCAACTTGTCAGGTGCCCAGGCCCCAGCTGATACTGTAATAGATGTGTTATAAATGCCTAAAATAGTTTCTCTCTCTAAACATGACAAAATGATACTATTTATAGTTAAGTTGATGTCTGAAAACCCATGAGCTCAAAGACAATTCTACTAGTTGGTTGCATTAGGTAACTTTTCAGTATCATTACTTTATATACAAACTAAGTCCAACCTTTATTTGTACCATCTAATGAAAAGAAATCAGTAGTTCATAGCATGTAACTTCACAACTACATTAGTTTCTCGATTGAATTATGCGTGAAAGATTAATCAGACTTAATATTTTACTAagacttttaaaaatagctttgatTTTTCTCTCTGTCATGACTTTGAATCATCACTAGTTTTTCCCATGAACTTTGATGTAATATAAATTCACAATAGAGTCTCcgagactcttttttttttattatgacaTACAAATACTGCAAAAGGACTACATGACTATGCAAAAATAATATGTGATGATGTAAGTATGGTGGTGCTTCAGCCTTATGATTTTGCAGGAATTGTTAGAACTTAGATACTGCCTGGTCAGACTGGTACCAACACTTAGTTATTAGGTACTATAGAAAATACATATACTGTTCAATAAACACTATTACAACTTGGGCCTGATCCTTTCCCCACTGAAGATgggaggcaaaactcccattgatgtcactggaataggaTTGGACCATTAGGTTGACAACAGTTTTTCTGAAGCCCTATAAATTTGaaccttttaaacaaaacaactttATTCTAAGCAAAGGTTGACTATCATAAATAATTTACAATCTGCACACTGTATTGCACTGAAACTTTTTGGGTGTTTCTCCTTCACTATAAAAGGAATTTCACATTGTCCACATTCATTGTAAGTGCCTTCCCACTAAAATACATTCTTATGTGTGACCATAGAAGAAATCAGATAGGCATAGTTAGATCAAGCAAGGATGTTCATCACTGGGCACACAACAAAATGATTAGTTGATGTATATATAATAGAGAATACATAACAAAATGACGGCTCTACTCACAAAATAGTGActactgaaatatttattttgttcatgCGATACTGTAAGTTGGAAACCTACTTACAGTATCACATGCAACAAAATAAATAGTTCAGTAGTCACTATTTTGTGAGTAGAGCCGTCATTTTGTTATGTATTTTCTATGATGTAGCTCTATTAAAGTCAGTGTagctgcaccaatttacaccacctgACGACATGGACTATGTATTTAATCAACAGAAAATACACCGGATATCTTCCATTGTTCTTAACTACCTCTTGTTAAAATTATGATCATATGCAGTATCACAATCAAAGTAAACCTTTGCTTGCTTTGGACAGTGTATTGGATGATCAACAATAGAGTTTCCTGCTGAACAATGATTTCGTCAACATGATCTAAAGAAAGCAATATTACCTGTTAGGACCTACAGAAAATGAATCTCACTGATGAACCTTTTCAATgtttatattaataataatgcacTAAATAATTTAAGAAAATGCTGGAAAATTAAAATTTAATCTGGAAGCACCATTTAAAAGTAATGTTTTGGACCATATTATGCTATTGATTTTTAAGCAGCACTTCCTGTACTACAGCACTACAGATGTAGACATTCTACAAAATGTCTTAATGCCAGTTACATACAAATGACTGATCCCTGCTTAACAATTCTTCTGTTTCTCCTGTTGTCCATAGAGTGTTCCAAGTAAAATAGGGTAGATGAGACCAACTTCTAATGTAACAAAGAAACAGGACCTTCCCACATTCACTTCTTCTAAATAAAACGAAAGCCATCCATGTCTTCTTCATACATCATacattaaagaaacaaacaaacaaaaaatcacaaaCCCCTCATTTATTTCCAGGTCTCCTTTAAATTGCCCTAGCAGAAAATTGTTTCCAGCTAAACAATAACAGCAGAAAAGCTGTgaaacttctctctctcccatcaTATTTATAACAATGTGATATCCACTCACCTTGAAAAACTGAGGTTCACATGAACATCTCACTGAGAACACTTAAATATCAAACCTTCATCTACATGTCTGATTCAGCTGTTCTCAATGCAGACCTCAAGGTAGGGGGCAAAGGTGGATGTATATCACCTGTACACCTCACTTTATCCTCCAAACCCCAGTGCTGCTAGAGGCCAGTTTGTCCC from Chrysemys picta bellii isolate R12L10 chromosome 6, ASM1138683v2, whole genome shotgun sequence harbors:
- the S1PR3 gene encoding sphingosine 1-phosphate receptor 3, giving the protein MATVTMPFVATFTPPENEESDSLIVLHYNYTGKLILKEKATDHIGLTTVSFLIICSFIVLENLMVLIAIWKNNKFHNRMYFFIGNLALCDLLAGIVYIVNILMSGKRTLSLSYTIWFIREGSMFVALGASTLSLLAIAIERHLTMIKMRPYDANKKYRVFLLIGTCWLISISLGALPILGWNCINNLPDCSTILPLYSKKYVVFCISIFIAILVAIVILYARIYILVKSSSRNVTNHSNSERSMALLRTVVIVVGVFIACWSPLFILLLIDVACRVKECAILYKADWFIALAVLNSAMNPIIYTLASKEMRRAFFRLVCGCLVKTNVSRSLPIQPTPDQSRSKSSSSNAQKPKDDFPQISVPSSITEKDKSPFQNGNLCK